The genomic interval TCGGTGCGGCCCGCGTTGTAGTCGTACTGATGACGCAGGTCCTCGCCGGCGCTCGGGAGTTCGTAGTCGACGTAGTCGTCCTGCAGGACGCGGCGGAACTTCTCGGCGCCCCACTCGTCGACGAGGAACTTGACGCGAGCGTTGAAGCGGTTGTCGCGGTCGCCATGGTCGCGGAACAGCGCCGAGACGCCCGCCGCGACCTCCGTCATCTCGTCGGGGGTGCAGAACACGTCGAGGTCGCGGGCGAACCTCGGCTCTTTCCGAGCGAGGCCGCCGCCGACCCGGACGTTGAACCCGTCGACCTGTTCCCCGTCTCGCTCCTTGACCGCCGGTTCGAAGGCGAGGTCGTTGATGTCGCCCTGGCCCGCGCCGCGGGTGTCGCCGGTGACCGACACCTTCCACTTCCGGGGGAGGTTGGCGTGGTCGGGGTTGCCCTTGAACTCCTCGTTGAGTTCCTGGACGAGCGGCCAGACGTCGACGTGCTCGTCGGCGTCGCGGCCAGCGACGGGCGAGCCGACGATGTTGCGCCACGAGTCGCCGCAGGCCTGGATGGTCGAGAGGCCGACCTCGTCGAGACGGTCGAAGATGTCCGGGACGTCCTCGATCTGGATCCAGTGCAGCTGGATGGACTGCCGGGTGGTGAAGTCGGCCCAGCCGTTGCCGAAGATGGGGTTGTCACTCGGACCGGTCGAGTACTTCTGGGCGATCTCGCCGACGACGCGCAGCTGTTCCGGGGTGAGGCGGCCCATCGGCACCCCGACGCGCATCATGAAGTTACCCTCCTGTCCCGAGCGCTGGTGGTACAGCCCCCACCACTTGAACCGCTCGAACCACGCGTCGTGTTCGTCCTCGGGGATGGCCTCGAAGCCACCCTCCTCGGCGAACCGGCGGAGGTGGTCGCGGACCTCCACCCCGTACACCTCGTCCTTCCATCCTTCGACCTTCGACGGCATAGCCCACTGTCGGAGAGTCGGCGGTATACACCCGTGGCTCCCGTCAAGGCTGGCGGGGACTCCCGCGACCCGGAGAGCGTTGCCGGTAGCCATCGGAGACGGTCCGAGCTCCCAGACCGCCCCGACCGCCTGTAGACCAGCCACCGGTCCCCAGGGCACGACACCCCGACGTGGACCGCACGGACGGGCCACACAGGTAGCGGTCATACTTGCTTCAACGCCGCAGCACTGGACAACGTTACAGGCGAGAGCGGGCTTAAACGAGGGGAGTACCAAGAACGGGTGATGAATGAGACAGAGTCGTCGGGTGCGTCGACCGCACCCGTGGACGTCGCACCGGAGCTGTACGAGGAGGACGCAGAGTGAGCGAGCAACGGAGCGACGACAGGGAGTCGTCGCCACGGACCGGAGCGAGCGACGCCGAGCGAACCGACACGGAAGCTGAGGACGAGGAGGTCGACACCAGCCACCTGGACGGACTCGTCGACGGGTGTGGCTGCGCCGAGATGATGGACCACCTCTCCGAAGAGCGGGAGAAACAGGCGGACTCGTAACGGAAGCGCTCTCCGTCACCCCCGACCCCGAGCAGTGACCGACCGTGCCGACGGGTCCGTGACCTGTCGGCCCCCCGTCGCAAGACCGCGCGACCCTTTTAGAGTCCCCCGCCCTGACAGTGACCAATGAGCGAGGACGACGTGCCGTCGCCGGACCGCGAGTCGCCGGTCGGCCGACCGGTCGTCCGGGGGGACCCGGCGCTGATGGGTGACCGCGCCGAGCGCGCCGTCCAGTTCGACCCCGACGACCCCGCCTCCCTCGAACGGGCCGCCCAGGTCGTCCACTCGTTCGCCACCGAGAGCGCCGGGGCCGCGGACAACGTCTACATGCTCCGGGGGGCGGCCGCCTGTGCCGCCCTCGTCCGCGGCGAGGGGTCGTACAAGGCCGCCGCCGAACGCGCGGGCGAGGACGTGACCGTCGCGTTCATCCGCAAGTGGGCGCGCGTCCACGACCTGCCGCGGGCGGTCCGCGAGTGCGTCGCGACCGGTCGCATCGCGCCGACGGCTGCCAAGCACATCGCCCGTGCCCGCGGCGAAGCCCGGTACCACCTCGCGTGGGCCGTCCTCGACCACGACCTGACCGTCCGCGACGTACGGACCGCCGCCAGCGACATCAACGACGGCCGTAGCGTCGAGGACGCCCTCGCCGAACAGGGCGTCGCCGTGGGAGACATCGCGCTGTCGCTCGACGCCGAGAGCTACCGGGACCTGCGGTGGCGGGCCGCCCGACTCGGTGTGGACCCGGAGGACGTCATCGCCGAGGCGCTGGATGCGCTCGACCCGCTAGAGGAGTAGCGAGGCGCGAGCATCGCGAGCGCCTCGGAAAATCCGAACGGCGAACGGAGTGAGCCGTGAGGAGTCGGGAGATTCGGAGCGAGTGAGAATCTCCGAGCAGCCGAACGGTGAGCATCGCGAACCGTGAGGAGTAGCGCGGTTCGGAGTTCCCGCGAGCGCTAGCGAGCGGGAGCACGGATGACGAGTATCACGAGTCTTCCGGAGCGACCGAGCGAAGCGAGGGAGTGAGAACCGCGGGATAGGAGCGGGGAGCGCAAGCGACCCGCGAGGAGTAGGGAGATTCGGACCGAGCGAAGCGAGGAAGAATCTCCGAGCGACTGGTGGCCAGTACGTTATTCTCACTCGTCCCCGGAGAGATACCGCTCTGCAGCGGTCGCCAGCGTCGCCCCCGCTGTCACCACGTCGGCCCACTCGACGCTCTCGTTGGGAAAGTGCGCCTGGTCGATGCTGCCGGGGCCGAACAGGACGGTCGGAATCCCCGCCTCGATGTAGTGACGCGCGTCCGCGCCGTAGGTGACGCCGAGCGGTGCGGTGTCGGTCGGCCCGTTCTCACCCATCGCCGCCTGGACGGCCCCGACGACCGGTTCGTCCGTCGCTATCTCGCTGGCCTCGAACTGGATGCCGAGGCGCTCCACCGACAGCGCGTCCGGCCACCCGGACTCCCGCGCCGTCTCGGTCAGTCGGTCGCGGACGGCCGTCTCGACCTCCGCCACGGTCTCGCCCGGTGCGACGCCGACGCGGACCTCCGCGGTGAGACGGGCGGGGACCGTCGACGCCCACTCGCCAGCCTCGACGGTCCCGACGACGATGGGCCACGGGGTCGGGAAGCGGTCGTAGAGCGGATGGACCACCGACTCGCCGCGCTCGCGTTCGAGCGCACGCAACGCGTCGTGGACGACCTCGAACCGGTCGAGGGCGCTGGCCCCGCGCCACGCGGTCGCGGCGTGGGCCGACCGGCCGCGCACCTCGACGCGAACCATCAGGCTCCCCTCGCTGGCGACGACGGGACACAGTTCGGTCGGTTCCGCGACGATAGCCGCGTTACGGTCGCCGGGGTACGGGGCGTCGAGGGCGCTCGCCGCCGCGCCGATGCCGCCCTCCTCCTCGCCCGCGACGCTCTCGACGACGATGCGGCCGTCGAGGGAGGCCTCCCCCTCCTCGACGCGGTCGGCGAGGTACCGCGCCGCGTAGACGCAGGCCCCGAGACCCGACTTCATGTCCGCTGCGCCGCGCGCCGTCAGCCAGTCACCGTCCTCGCTCCACGTGGGCGCGAACGGGTCGCTGTGCCAGGCACCGTCGTCCGCAGGGGCTTCGTCGTCGGAGCCGACGTGTGTGGATTCGCCAGTCGCTCGCGGGGCGTCGCTGGCGGGGACGACGTCGGCGTGGCCGTTCAACAGGAGCGTCGGCCCCTCGCCGGCCCCGAGTTCCAGCACGCCTGCGACGCTCGGCCGGTCCGCGGTCTGAATCTCGGCGGGGTCGTCCGGGAACGACGGCTGTCCCGCCAGCCGCACCGGGTCGGCCTCCCACTCGTAGGTCTCGAACCCGAGCGCGTCCAGATGTCCACGGACGAACGACTGCACACCGGCCTCCGCGCCGGGCGTCGACTCGAACGAGACGAGGCGCTCGACGAACGACCGGAGGTCCTCGGCGTATCGCTCGGCGAACGGTGGAGACGGGTCGGTCATCGCCCGAGGATGCGTCGGCAGCGGCAAGAGCGTTTGGCACAGTTCCACACGAAACGGAGGAGGGTCGTCTCGCTCTACGTGGGGAAGGGAACACGGAGAGAGGGATTTGAACCACGGTCGCACGTGCTCGCTTCGCTGCGCGCGTGCTCCCTGATTCGAAATCCACGGCCGTTTCACTCCTCGTGCAAGCACTCGGAGCAGAAACGGGCTGAGAGGGATTTGAACCCCCGGCCGTCTGGTTAAAAGCCAGACGCTCTCCCTAACTGAGCTATCAGCCCTCACTTCGACTACCCTCGCTCGTCGCTAAACCGTTACGGTTGACAGGGGCGAGACGTTGGGAGGCGAGCGAGCACGAGGCGCTGGTCGACCGAGCTCAGCCTCGAACGGGGAGGAACGCGAGTCCGATGACCAGCATCCC from Halomarina salina carries:
- a CDS encoding nitrite/sulfite reductase, giving the protein MPSKVEGWKDEVYGVEVRDHLRRFAEEGGFEAIPEDEHDAWFERFKWWGLYHQRSGQEGNFMMRVGVPMGRLTPEQLRVVGEIAQKYSTGPSDNPIFGNGWADFTTRQSIQLHWIQIEDVPDIFDRLDEVGLSTIQACGDSWRNIVGSPVAGRDADEHVDVWPLVQELNEEFKGNPDHANLPRKWKVSVTGDTRGAGQGDINDLAFEPAVKERDGEQVDGFNVRVGGGLARKEPRFARDLDVFCTPDEMTEVAAGVSALFRDHGDRDNRFNARVKFLVDEWGAEKFRRVLQDDYVDYELPSAGEDLRHQYDYNAGRTDATGDYVGVHEQNDSDERFVGLSVLTGRMAADEVVALAERAEEYGSELVGLTQRQNVIVADIDESEVDEFLDDPLFEDYSPDPHPFMRGSIACTGTEFCGLAITETKNRMVRYARWLKDNVELPEGLDEFHVHLSGCTASCAQPQIADVSLRGMKARKGGEPVEAFDIGLGGGLGEDPQFADWVEMRVPADEVPGYIENLLATYEEERTDGQSFREFIASVSEDTGEEGLKGLADPMETSYDDPMMHNTKQAWYPYDEETIPGDAAAPSDD
- a CDS encoding DUF7119 family protein; translated protein: MSEDDVPSPDRESPVGRPVVRGDPALMGDRAERAVQFDPDDPASLERAAQVVHSFATESAGAADNVYMLRGAAACAALVRGEGSYKAAAERAGEDVTVAFIRKWARVHDLPRAVRECVATGRIAPTAAKHIARARGEARYHLAWAVLDHDLTVRDVRTAASDINDGRSVEDALAEQGVAVGDIALSLDAESYRDLRWRAARLGVDPEDVIAEALDALDPLEE
- a CDS encoding M20 family metallopeptidase, with protein sequence MTDPSPPFAERYAEDLRSFVERLVSFESTPGAEAGVQSFVRGHLDALGFETYEWEADPVRLAGQPSFPDDPAEIQTADRPSVAGVLELGAGEGPTLLLNGHADVVPASDAPRATGESTHVGSDDEAPADDGAWHSDPFAPTWSEDGDWLTARGAADMKSGLGACVYAARYLADRVEEGEASLDGRIVVESVAGEEEGGIGAAASALDAPYPGDRNAAIVAEPTELCPVVASEGSLMVRVEVRGRSAHAATAWRGASALDRFEVVHDALRALERERGESVVHPLYDRFPTPWPIVVGTVEAGEWASTVPARLTAEVRVGVAPGETVAEVETAVRDRLTETARESGWPDALSVERLGIQFEASEIATDEPVVGAVQAAMGENGPTDTAPLGVTYGADARHYIEAGIPTVLFGPGSIDQAHFPNESVEWADVVTAGATLATAAERYLSGDE